gtggttctagccgctgttgttgtggttggagccactgtggttgtagttgtaacttctgtggttgtggttggagccgctgtggttgtagttggagcagctgtggttgtggttggagccactgtggttgtggttggagcagctgtggttgtggttggagccactgtggttgtagttgtagcttctgtggttgtggttggagccgctgtcgttgtagttggagccgctgtggatgtaattggtgcagctgtggttgtggttggagcttctgttgttgtagttgtagcttctgtggttgtgtttggaggaactgtggttgtggttggagccgctgttgttgtggttgtagcagttatggttgtggttggagatgcTGTGCttgtagttggagccgctgtggttgtggttttaGCAGTtatggttgtggttggagcttctgtggttgtggttgtagccgctgtggttgtggttggagcagctgtggttgtggttggagctgttgtggttggagctcttgtggttgtagttggggaCGATGTGGTTGTAGTctgaactgctgtggttgtggttggagcagctgtggttgtggttggaacttctgtggttgtggttggaggagttgtggttgtggttggagcagctgtggttgtagttggagcctctgtggttgtagttggagcagctgtggttgtggttggagcctctgtggttgaGGTTGGAGCAGCTTTTGTTGTGGTTGgcgctgctgtggttgtggttggagcagctgttgttgtggttggcgctgctgtggttgtggttggagctgctgttgttgtggttggagcagctgttgttgtggttggagcctctgtggttgtggttggaccagctgttgttgtggttggagcttctgtggttgtggttggagcttctgtggttgtggttggaggagctgtggttgtggtttttgcagttgtggttgtagccgctgtggttgtggttgtagcagctgtggttgtggttggggctgttgtggttgtggttgtagttggggacgctgtggttgtggttggagcagctgtagttgttgttggagcctctgtggttgtagtcGGAACTGCTGTGGGtttggttggagcagctgttgttgtggttggaacttctgtggttgtggttggaggagatgtggttgtggttggagcagctgttgttgtggttggcgCCGCTGTGGTTCTGGTTGGAGactctgtggttgtggttggagcagctgtggttgtggttggagccgctgtggttgttgttggcgtagctgttgttgtggatggaggcgatgtggttgtggttgtagccactgtggttgtggttggagcaggtgtggttgtagttgttgcTACTGTGGTTGTTGTAGTAGCTGCTGTGGTCGTGGTAGGAGCcattgtggttgtggttggagcctctgtggttgtggttggaccagctgttgttgtggttggagctgctgtggtggtggttggagcttctgtggttgtggttggaggagctgtggttgtggttgtagttggagcagctgtggttgtggttgaaacttctgtggttgtggttggaggagttgtggttgtggttggagcagctgtggttgtagttggagccgcaGTGgctgtagttggagcagctgtggttgtggttggagcctctgtggttgtggttggagcagctgttgttgtggttggtgctgctgtggttgtggttggaccagctgttgttgtggttggagcttctgtggttgtgattggagcttctgtggttgtggttggaggagctgtggttgtggttggagcagttgtggttgtagccgctgtggttgtggttggagcagctgtggttgtggttggagctgttgtggttgtggttggagctgttgtggttgtagttggggacgcagtggttgtggttggagcagctgtagttgttgttggagcctctgtggttgtagtcggaactgctgtggttgtggttggagcagctgtggttgtggtcggaACTTCTgaggttgtggttggagcagctgtggttgtggttggagctcttgtggttgtagttggggaCGATGTGGTTGTAGtcggaactgctgtggttgtggttggagcagctgtggttgtggttggaacttctgtggttgtggttggaggagttgtggttgtggttggagcagctgtggttgtagttggagcctctgttgttgtagttggagcagctgtggctgtggttggagcctctgttgttgtggatggaggcgatgtggttgtggttgtagccactgtggttgtggttggagcaggtgtggttgtagttgttgcTACTGTGGTTGTTGTAGTAGCTGCTGTGGTCGTGGTAGGAGCcattgtggttgtggttggagcctctgtggttgtggttggaccagctgttgttgtggttggagctgctgtggtggtggttggagcttctgtggttgtggttggaggagctgtggttgtggttgtagttggagcagctgtggttgtggttgaaacttctgtggttgtggttggaggagttgtggttgtggttggagcagctgtggttgtagttggagccgcaGTGgctgtagttggagcagctgtggttgtggttggagcctctgtggttgtggttggagcagctgttgttgtggttggtgctgctgtggttgtggttggaccagctgttgttgtggttggagcttctgtggttgtgattggagcttctgtggttgtggttgtagccgctgtggttgtggttggagcagctgtggttgtggttggagctgttgtggttgtggttggagctgttgtggttgtagttggggacgcagtggttgtggttggagcagctgtagttgttgttggagcctctgtggttgtagtcggaactgctgtggttgtggttggagcagctgtggttgtggtcggaACTTCTgaggttgtggttggagcagctgtggttgtggttggagctcttgtggttgtagttggggaCGATGTGGTTGTAGtcggaactgctgtggttgtggttggagcagctgtggttgtggttggaacttctgtggttgtggttggaggagttgtggttgtggttggagcagctgtggttgtagttggagcctctgttgttgtagttggagcagctgtggctgtggttggagcctctgtggttgtggttggagcagctgttgttgtgattggcgctgctgtggttgtggttggagctgctgttgttgtggtagGAGCccttgtggttgttgttggagcctctgtggttgtggttggaccagctgttgtggttggagcttctgtggttgtggttggagcttctgtggttgtggttggaggagctgtggttgtggttttagccgttgtggttgtagccgctgtggttgtggttgtagcagctgtggttgtggttggagctgctgtggttgtagtcggaactgctgtggttgtggttggagcagctgtggttgtggttggtacttctgtggttgtggttggaggagctgtggttgtggttggagcagctgttgttgtggttggagccgctgtggttgtggttggagactctgtggttgtggttggagcagctgtggttgtggttggagccgctgtggttgttgttggtgtagctgttgttgtggatggaggcgatgtggttgtggttgtagccactgtggttgtggttggagccgctgtggttgtggttggagactctgtggttgtggttggagcagctgtggttgtggttggagccgctgtggttgttgttggtgtagctgttgttgtggatggaggcgatgtggttgtggttgtagcctctgtggttgtggttggaggaactgtggttgtggttggagccgctgtggttgtggttggagcagttgtggttgtggttggagccgctgtggttgtagttggattagctgttgttgtagttggagcttctgtggttgtggttggagccgttgtggtttgagcagctgttgttgtggttggagctgctgtggttgtcgttggagcagctgtggttgttgttggagctgctgtggatGTAGtcggaactgctgtggttgtggttggagcagctgtggttgtggttggagctactgtggttgtggttggaaaagttgtggttgtggttaAAACTTCTGTTGTGGTTGaagcctctgtggttgtggttggaggaactgtggttgtggttggaaccgctgtagttgtggttggagcagttgtggttgtggttggtgccgctgtggttgtagttggattagctgttgttgtagttggagcttctgtggttgtggttggagccgctgtggttgtggttggagcagctgttgttgtggttgtagccgctgtggttgtggttggagccgttgtggttggatcagctgtggttgtggttgtagccgctgttgttgtggttgtagccgctgtggttgtggttggagccgtttTGGTTGGATCAGCTGTAGTTGTGATTgtagccgctgtggttgtgctaagagcagctgttgttgtggttctagccgctgtggttgtggttggagcagctgttgttgtggttgtagccgCTGTGGTTGGAACAGCTGGTGTTGTGGTTgtagccgctgtggttgtagttggaatagctgttgttgtggatggaggtgatgtggttgtggttgtagtcactgtggttgtggttgtagccaatgtggttgtggttggagccgctgtggttgttgttggagcctctgtggttgtggttgcagcagctgttgttgtggttggcgctgctgtggttgtggttggagactctgtggttgtggttggagcagctgtgatTGTGGtcggagccgctgtggttgttgttgtagCTGCTGAGGTTGTGGTTGGATatgcagttgttgtggttggaacttctgtggttgtggttggaggcggtgtggttgtggttggagccactgtggttgtagttggagccgctgtggttgtagttggagcagctgtggttgtggttggagcctctgtggttgtggctggagcagctgttgttgtggttggcgCGGCTGGGGTTGTGGTTGGAGactctgtggttgtggttggagccgctgtggttgtagttgtagcTACTGCGGTTGttgttgtagctgctgtggttgtggttggagctgcttttgttgtggttggagcctctgtgaTTGTGGTTGGAggaactgtggttgtggttggagccgctgtggttgtggttggagcagttgtggttgtggttggacccgctgtggttgtggttggagcagctgtggttgtggttggagactCTGTtattgtggttggagcttctgtggttgtggttggagacactgttgttgtggttggagcttctgtggttgtggttggagcctctgtggttgtggttggagcaactgttgttgtggtcggagccgacatggttgtggttggaaccgATGTGGTTGGAGTTTCcacagctgtagttgtggttggatccgctgtggttgtggttggagcaggtgtggttgtggttgtagccgctgtggttgtggttggattagctgttgttgtagttggagcttctgtggttgtggttggagccgctgttgttgtggttggagcaggtgtggttgtggttgtagccgctgtggttgtggttggagcggctgttgttgtgtttgtagccgctgtggttgtggttggagcagttgtggttggagcagctgttgttgtggttgtagccgctgtggttgtggttggagccgttgtggttggagcagctgttgttgtggttgtagccgctgtggttggagcagctgttgttgtggttgtagccgctgtggttgtagttggagtaGCTGTTGTTGTGGATTGAGACGATGTGGTAGTGGTTGTAgctactgtggttgtggttgtaaccgctgtggttgtggttggagcctctgtggttgtggttggagcagctgttgttgtggttggggctgctgtggttgtggttgtagcttctgtggttgtggttggagcagctgtggttgtggtgggagccgctgtggttgtagttgtagctactgtggttgttgttgtagCTGCTGaggttgtggttggaggtgctttggttgtggttggagctgctgtggttgtggttggagcctctgtggttgtggttggaggacctgtggttgtggttggagccgctgtggttgtggttggagctgctgtggttgtagttggattagctgttgttgtagttgtagctactgtggttgttgttgtagCTGCCGTGGtcgtggttggagctgctgtggtcgTGGTAGGAGCccttgtggttgtggttggagcctctaTGGTTGTGGTTGGaccagctgttgttgtggttggagatgctgtggtggtggttagagcttctgtggttgtggttggaggaactgtggttgtggttggagcagttgtggttgtggttgtagccgctgtggttgtagttggagcagctgtagttgtggttggagcctctgtggttgtagtcggaactgctgtggttgtggttggagcagctgtggttgtggttggagccgctgtggttgtagttttagctactgtggttgttgttgtagctgctgtggttgtggttggagctgctgttgttgtggttggagcctctgtggttgtggttggagccgctgtggttgtggttggagaagctgtggttgtggttggagcctctgtggttgtggttggagactctgttgttgtggttggagtttctgtggttgtggttggagacacTGTAtttgtggttggagcagttgtggttgtgtttggagcagctgttgttgtggttggcgctgctgtggttgtggttggagactctgttgttgtggttggagcttctgtggttgtggttggagactctgtggttgtggttggagccgctgtggttatAGTTGTAGCTACTGCGGTTGttgttgtagctgctgtggttgtggttggagctgctgttgttgtggttggagcctctgtgaTTGTGGTTGGAggaactgtggttgtggttggagccgctgtggttgtggttggagcagttgtggttgtggttggacccgctgtggttgtggttggagcagctgtggttgtggttggagactCTGTtattgtggttggagcttctgtggttgtggttggagacactgttgttgtggttggagcttctgtggttgtggttggagcctctgtggttgtggttggagcaactgttgttgtggtcggagccgacatggttgtggttggaaccgATGTGGTTGGAGTTTCcacagctgtagttgtggttggatccgctgtggttgtggttggagcaggtgtggttgtggttgtagccgctgtggttgtggttggattagctgttgttgtagttggagcttctgtggttgtggttggagccgctgttgttgtggttggagcaggtgtggttgtggttgtagccgctgtggttgtggttggagcggctgttgttgtgtttgtagccgctgtggttgtggttggagccgttgtggttggagcagctgttgttgtggttgtagccgctgtggttgtggttggagcagctgttgttgtggttgtagccgctgtggttgtggttggagccgttgtggttggaggagctgttgttgtggttgtagccgctgtggttggagcagctgttgttgtggttgtagccgctgtggttgtagttggagtaGCTGTTGTTGTGGATTGAGACGATGTGGTAGTGGTTGTAgctactgtggttgtggttgtaaccgctgtggttgtggttggagccgctgtggttgtggttggagcctctgtggttgtggttggagcagctgttgttgtggttggggctgctgtggttgtggttggagcttctgtggttgtggttggagcagctgtggttgtggtgggagccgctgtggttgtagttgtagctactgtggttgttgttgtagCTGCTGAGGTTGTGGTTGGAggttctgtggttgtggttggagctgctgtggttgtggttggagcctctgtggttgtggttggaggacctgtggttgtggttggagccgctgtggttgtggttggagctgctgtggttgtagttggattagctgttgttgtagttgtagctactgtggttgttgttgtagCTGCCGTGGTCGtcgttggagctgctgtggtcgTGGTAGGAGCCCTTGTGGTTGTGTTTGGAGCCTCTATGTTTGTGGTTGGaccagctgttgttgtggttggagatgctgtggtggtggttagagcttctgtggttgtggttggaggaactgtggttgtggttggagctgttgtggttgtggttgtagccgctgtggttgtagttggagcagctgtagttgtggttggagcctctgtggttgtagtcggaactgctgtggttgtggttggagcagctgtggttgtggttggagccgctgtggttgtagttgtagctactgtggttgttgttgtagctgctgtggttgtggttggagctgctgttgttgtggttggagcctctgtggttgtggttggagccgctgtggttgtggttggagcagttgtggttgtggttggagccgctgtggttgtggttggagaagctgtggttgtggttggagcctctgtggttgtggttggagactctgttgttgtggttcgagtttctgtggttgtggttggagacactgttgttgtggttggagcttctgtggttggagcctctgtggttgtggttggagcaactgttgttgtggttggagcagttgtggttgtggttggagctgctgtggtggtggttggagcttctgtggttgtggttggaggagctgtggttgtggttggagcagttgtggttgtggttctagccgctgtggttgtagttggagcagctgtggttgtggttggagctgttgtggttgtggttggatctgctgtggttgtagttggggatgctgtggttgtggttggagcagctgtagttgtggttggagcctctgtggttgtagtcGGAACTGCTGTGgctgtggttggagcagctgtggttgtggttggagccgctgtggttgtggttggagcagctgtggttgtgtttggagcagctgttgttgtggttggcgctgctgtggttgtggttggagactctgttgttgtggttggagcttctgtggttgtggttggagcctctgtggttgtggttggaggatctgtggttgtagttggaccaactgttgttgtggttggagccgctgtggttgtggttggagccgctgtggttgtggttggagctgttgtggttgtggttgtagcctctgtggttgtggttggagacactgttgttgtggttggagcttctgtggttggagcctctgtggttgtggttggagcaactgttgttgtggttggagctgctgtgtttgtggttggagctgctgtggttgtggttggaggaactgtggttgtggttggagccgctgtggttgtggttggagcagttgTGGTTCGAACCGATGTGGTTGTAGTTTCcacagctgtagttgtggttggatccgctgtggttgtggttggaacttctgtggttgttgttggaggagctgtggttgtagttggagcaggtgtggttgtagttggagccgctgtggttgtagttggggcagctgtggttgtggttggagcctctgtgtttgtgtttggagccgctgtggttgtagttgtagcTACTGCGTTTGttgttgtagctgctgtggttgtggttggagactctgttgttgtggttggagcttctgtggttgtggttggagacacTGTTGTTGTgattggagcttctgtggttgtggttggagcctctgtggttgtggttggagcaactgttgttgtggttggagcagttgtggttgtggttggagctgctgtggtggtggttggagcttctgtggttgtggttggagcctctgtggttgtggttggaacagctgttgttgtggttggcgctgctgtggttgtggttggagcagctgtggttgtgtttggagactctgttgttgtggttggagcttctgtggttgtggttggagcctctgtggttgtggttggaggaactgtggttgtagttggaccaactgttgttgtggttggagccgctgttgttgtggttggagcagctgtggttgtgattgtaccttctgtggttgtggttggagctcctgttgttgtggttggagcagctgtggttgtgtttggagcagctgttgttgtggttggcgctgctgtggttgtggttggagactctgttgttgtggttggagcttctgtggttgtggttggagcctctgtggttgtggttggaggaactgtggttgtagttggaccaactgttgttgtggttggagccgctgtggttgtggttggagcagctgtggttgtagttggagccactgttgttgtagttggagcagctgttgttgtggttggagcagctgtggttgtgattgtaccttctgtggttgtggttggagctcctgttgttgtggttggagcagctgtggttgtggttggagcagctgtagttgtggttggagcctctgtggttgtagtcggagctgctgtggttgtgattggagcagctgtggttgtagttggagccactgttgttgtagttggagcagctgtggttgtagttggagccactgttgttgtggttggagccgctgtagttgtagttggggccgctgtggttgtagttggagccgctATTATTGTAGTTGGGGCCGCTGTAGTTGTAGATGGAAcatctgtggttgtggttggatctgttgtggttgtggttgaatctgttgtggttgtagttgaagcaactgtggttgtagttggtacatctgtggttgtggttggatctgttgtggttgtagttggagcaactgtggttgtagttgtagcagctgtggttgttgttggagcagctgtggttgttgttggagcagctgctgTTATCTGAGCTGTAGTTGTAGTTATCTGTGTTACTACTTAATCAAGAAAACATGTTATTAATCCTTATTATTCACTTATagagatttttgtttgctttatttagatttaagttATTTTGTGCAGCTCTTTTGGAGCTAAAATGCATTTACAGGACCGTGTCTTCCCACCCTCAACCTTATTTTGGCTAATCTCTTACTTACCTGCTAGGATTAGTAGCAATGGTATAATGTTTCCAACCCCCATCCTTTTCTGATCTTTATTCTGCAACGTAAAGAAAATCTATCTTAATCAATTTTCAATGTCATCTACATAATATTTTGTAGTAACTGAGCCATTATTATGTGCTAAAcccattttattttgatatgttttcaaagttttttcagTAAACTTTAAGTCTTGTTTCATCCAAATTCTTTCTTGATCACATTTGTGGACACATAACAGCAAAGATTAAACAAAATCAcctcaaaaacagaaagtaaataatgttatttaataaaatggttTCTATTACTTTTGTATTGACATGTTCCTATTCTTTAATCAAATGAGTGATGTGGTAATACTTCAACAAAGTAGCTAAGCTACTGAAATCATGACTAAATTAAGTCATTATGTCATTCATATGTATAAATTAACCAACTAATTCTTTAAACTAAGTACAATCTGTATTTTTTGAGTTTAATATTTGTGTAGGTGATGTCTCATTTAAATCATTCAACTGGTCAAAACACAAATCACtcaactttatgtttttttcttccggGCTCATTAtcttcttttatcttttaaggAGACTAGTTTAATTGCTCGCCCCAAAATGAGATAGAGCTAGATAGAGCTTATAGGTTGCCAAAATTTTTAGTGTTTCAGAAAATTAGCCTAACCTTAATATTAAATTGTGATTCAAGGATGAGTAGTTTTTGTCTTGTATACTACTTCTTAATTATTCTGCAGAGGAAATCAGTGCAACAAATGGAAAATGCTGATTGTGATGAAACAATGAGCAGTCACATGGTTcacttatttttctctcttggGTTCAGTTCAAGCAGCGTGAAGGATTGTGGGTATTCAACTATCATTACTGGTCTTTCATGCACTTCTCTCTAAATACATAATATTGAAACTATGAATGAGTCAAAGATCCATTGTTTGGAAGTcatgtggaataaaaaaagaatctaatcaAATGTCATATCTTCATCTTCTCTCCAATTTCTTCTAAACCtgttcaacaaacaaaaaaaaagttttaattaactttaactgaaaacatattttaatgtttcttttatggaatgggattttttaatttattttcttccccaATAAGTTCTCAATAGGATCTAATAATTAGTAGATCCTGTAAGATGTAGTACAGAGCTTTTTATCATGTGGGATAATGTAAAGAAAGGAGTGAGAGTGACCCGGACTATCAGTGTCCACTTTAGTTCTTAAACAGTGGTATAAaaataacatgtaaaataaaaatttatgagTTTTTAGAATACTTAGAAGTTTCACtgaggttctttttttttgcaaatatctcactaatttaattaaaatcaagagagaaagagagaattTGGTTTAAATCTGAACGGGTTGACTGTGCATGTTAAGAAAAGCTcatcactgaaacaatgttttataaacCAGTGCTTTGGGACTTATAGTGTTGAACTGTTCTATACTGTAGTGTGCAGTTTCCATGTGACTTTTCTAACACAGCAGTCCAATAGCAAGGATATTTATTTCTATGGTTAATCTAAACTAACCTCAGACATAAGtcatgcatgttttgttttttatcccaCACCTCCCT
The window above is part of the Xiphophorus couchianus chromosome 14, X_couchianus-1.0, whole genome shotgun sequence genome. Proteins encoded here:
- the LOC114157877 gene encoding mucin-5AC-like, producing MFHLQLQRWSNHKHRGSKHNHKGSYHDHSSSNDDHGSYNNNHTTTTAAPTTTTGPPTTTTEAPTTTTAAPTTTTEPPTTTSAATTTTTVATTTTTAAPTTTTAAPTTTTEAPTTTTAAPTTTTAAPTTTTEAPTTTTAAPTTTTAVTTTTTVATTTTTSSQSTTTATPTTTTAATTTTTAAPTTAATTTTTAPPTTTAPTTTTAATTTTTAAPTTTTAATTTTTAAPTTTAPTTTTAATNTTTAAPTTTTSPTTTTAAPTTTTAGPTTTTTAPTTTTAAPTTTTVPPTTITEAPTTTTAAPTTTTAATTTTAVATTITTAAPTTTTESPTTTTEAPTTTTESPTTTTAAPTTTTAAPNTTTTAPTTNTVSPTTTTETPTTTTESPTTTTEAPTTTTASPTTTTAAPTTTTEAPTTTTAGSYHDHSSSNHDHGSYNNNHIPPTTITEAPTTTKAAPTTTTAATTTTAVATTTTTAAPTTTTESPTTTPAAPTTTTAAPATTTEAPTTTTAAPTTTTAAPTTTTVAPTTTTPPPTTTTEVPTTTTAYPTTTSAAPTTTTAAPTTTTVPPTTTTEATTTTTSPPSTTTATPTTTTAAPTTTTAAPTTTTESPTTTTAAPTTTTVATTTTTSPPSTTTATPTTTTAAPTTTTAAPTTTTESPTTTTAAPTTTTAAPTTTTAPPTTTTEVPTTTTAAPTTTTAVPTTTTAAPTTTTAATTTTTAATTTTAKTTTTAPPTTTTEAPTTTTEAPTTTAAPTTTIAAPALIRQLTFKSDEEFTSDLGDPSSSGFQTRSGHIINRLDPLFRRAFPSFQKIGAMRFSAGSIINSVELEFQSSSSPNDTLLKDIWLMRLQTSRNSTY